A genomic window from Silene latifolia isolate original U9 population chromosome 11, ASM4854445v1, whole genome shotgun sequence includes:
- the LOC141610625 gene encoding uncharacterized protein LOC141610625, whose protein sequence is MEPSSKERHLQKCLCQAKRVKEDDPFSRLPDELIVSHILSRFSLEEGARYNILSRRWKKLWADTIGSKLIFAPEHLRYTNINDSLGQTRFWLGSRKSVDDRIDRFKASFECWISNVVQAYAMPRVDELTVQFPFDFSNRESIDMWVDCAFKKGVSRLELALHYWGKKIPDEIYCFPEIDKFRGMLANCDGFYNLREVVLSGVDVSSQVIEFMLAHFPLERLCISDTYIDTLSVSGDGLKILKLDECDSLKISASNLMSLTYAGSENSVFFEHVPNLSDLSVGEKFCATFLPTGFLNGGYTYISRLKRLEFVMSRKVLRESVNYPLELPVTPNLEELKIEIYGVQDACCLWPLLLIKAAPILCKFSVKLHYHFSKEIPSQIYNAAAQRMREAAKTVRHHQYLKTIELVDYFGEAEEWELVQHLFGVSEVLEQVIVSPIYLDRLCISVINGRAQAVATLLPPNSKAKLIIL, encoded by the exons ATGGAACCTAGTTCGAAAGAACGTCATTTGCAAAAG TGCCTCTGTCAAGCCAAACGAGTAAAGGAGGATGATCCGTTTAGCCGGCTACCAGATGAACTTATAGTATCTCATATTTTATCTCGATTCTCATTGGAAGAGGGGGCACGATATAACATCCTTTCTCGTAGATGGAAGAAGTTATGGGCCGACACCATTGGTTCTAAGTTAATTTTTGCACCTGAGCATTTGCGGTATACCAATATTAATGATAGTCTCGGTCAAACAAGATTTTGGTTAGGTTCTAGGAAGAGCGTAGATGATAGAATTGATAGGTTTAAGGCCTCTTTCGAATGTTGGATTAGCAATGTTGTACAAGCCTATGCCATGCCGAGAGTTGATGAGCTCACAGTTCAATTCCCTTTTGATTTCAGTAATCGCGAGTCAATTGATATGTGGGTAGATTGTGCGTTTAAAAAGGGTGTCAGTCGACTTGAACTAGCTCTGCACTATTGGGGAAAAAAAATACCCGATGAAATATACTGTTTTCCTGAAATAGATAAGTTCCGGGGTATGCTTGCAAATTGTGACGGTTTTTATAACTTGAGGGAAGTTGTTCTGAGCGGCGTGGATGTCTCCTCTCAAGTTATTGAGTTTATGTTAGCCCATTTTCCGCTTGAGCGGCTATGTATATCGGACACATATATAGACACGCTTAGCGTTTCTGGAGACGGGCTGAAAATTCTGAAATTGGACGAATGCGATTCTCTTAAGATCTCAGCATCAAATTTAATGTCGCTCACGTATGCAGGGTCAGAAAATAGTGTGTTTTTTGAACATGTTCCAAATCTATCAGATTTATCAGTCGGTGAGAAATTCTGCGCGACTTTTCTACCAACTGGTTTCTTAAACGGAGGATATACATATATCAGTCGGCTAAAGAGACTCGAGTTTGTAATGTCCCGGAAG GTTCTTCGCGAAAGCGTCAACTACCCGTTAGAACTCCCAGTAACTCCCAATCTTGAGGAGTTGAAAATTGAGATTTATGGAGTACAAGATGCTTGTTGTCTTTGGCCGCTTCTGCTGATAAAAGCTGCTCCGATCCTGTGTAAATTTTCTGTCAAG CTGCACTACCATTTTTCGAAGGAAATTCCGAGTCAG ATATATAATGCCGCTGCCCAAAGAATGAGGGAAGCGGCAAAGACAGTGCGACATCATCAGTATCTAAAGACGATTGAGTTGGTTGATTACTTTGGAGAAGCAGAGGAATGGGAGCTTGTTCAACACTTGTTCGGAGTTTCGGAAGTGCTCGAGCAGGTTATTGTATCTCCCATTTACCTTGATCGTTTATGTATTTCGGTGATTAATGGTCGAGCTCAAGCCGTAGCTACGTTGTTACCACCAAATTCTAAAGCCAAACTCATTATTCTTTAA
- the LOC141610626 gene encoding uncharacterized protein LOC141610626 yields MPSLEAYCTRLRELAGMLKDVDAAVTDRRLVIQLVRGLPSEYDTVASYINQTSPNFETARSMLELEQHRKVGRDDTATALAVPTAQPTENWVDPNPPPTSAPPRQSQNNNNNGNRNYRRNNNNNKHNHNNSNASGSLARITPPYPWTPPSGWPAQWAPPPCPYPTYPGWTAPWPTAPPPQYRPQQQSRYQRNNQYRAPQGQAYVLENEAPQPTDLSQVFHALSVEHNMDPWYMDTGASSHLTSDPGYSDWEPDSSE; encoded by the exons ATGCCGTCTTTGGAGGCATATTGCACGCGCCTTCGAGAACTCGCTGGGATGCTTAAGGATGTTGATGCAGCAGTCACCGATCGTCGTCTCGTCATACAATTGGTTCGAGGTTTGCCTAGTGAGTACGATACTGTTGCTTCTTATATTAATCAAACCTCCCCTAATTTCGAAACTGCTCGTAGTATGTTAGAATTAGAACAACATCGCAAAGTCGGCCGCGATGACACCGCCACTGCTTTGGCAGTACCCACGGCTCAACCTACTGAAAATTGGGTCGACCCAAATCCTCCGCCTACTTCGGCCCCACCCCGTCAGtcccaaaataataataacaatggcAATCGTAATTACCGtcgtaataacaataataataagcaTAATCATAACAACAGTAATGCCTCCGGTTCTCTCGCCCGAATAACTCCACCATACCCGTGGACCCCTCCATCTGGGTGGCCCGCCCAGTGGGCCCCACCACCGTGTCCATACCCCACTTACCCGGGTTGGACCGCTCCTTGGCCTACTGCACCACCACCACAATATCGACCCCAACAGCAGTCACGGTATCAACGCAACAATCAATATCGTGCTCCACAGGGTCAGGCCTATGTGCTTGAAAATGAGGCTCCTCAACCTACTGATTTGTCGCAAGTATTTCACGCTTTGTCGGTGGAGCATAATATGGATCCTTGGTACATGGATACGGGCGCGTCGTCTCACTTGACTTCCGACCCAG GATATTCCGACTGGGAACCTGATTCTTCGGAGTGA